From Salvia splendens isolate huo1 unplaced genomic scaffold, SspV2 ctg398, whole genome shotgun sequence, one genomic window encodes:
- the LOC121790054 gene encoding uncharacterized protein LOC121790054, with the protein MVENVEVQYIEILEGPEIIQEIVSKIDIIKSRLKATQDRQKSYYDQHRKEMEYEVGDKVFLRVSPWKGVMRFGHKGKPSPRYIGPYDIFERVGPLAYMLALPPELEQIHNVFHVSMLRRYWSDPSHVLRDPDIQISENLSYIEEPVNIVDRQVKQLQRKEIPIVKVSWRNHRVEEAT; encoded by the coding sequence ATGGTAGAAAATGTAGAAGTTCAGTATATAGAGATTCTAGAAGGACCAGAAATTATCCAGGAAATTGTTTCTAAGATTGATATCATTAAAAGCAGACTGAAGGCGAcacaagacagacagaagagtTATTATGATCAGCATCGGAAAGAGATGGAATATGAGGTTGGAGATAAAGTTTTCTTGCGAGTCTCACCTTGGAAAGGAGTAATGCGATTTGGACATAAAGGTAAGCCGAGTCCTCGTTATATTGGGCCATATGATATTTTCGAAAGAGTTGGACCGTTAGCGTACATGTTAGCATTACCTCCAGAGTTAGAGCAGATTCATAATGTTTTCCACGTCAGTATGCTTCGACGTTATTGGTCTGATCCGTCACATGTTCTGAGAGATCCTGATATACAGATTTCTGAGAATCTGAGTTACATAGAGGAACCAGTTAATATTGTAGACCGACAGGTTAAACAATTGCAAAGAAAAGAGATCCCAATAGTTAAAGTTAGTTGGCGGAATCACAGGGTCGAAGAGGCTACTTAG